Proteins encoded by one window of Rhodamnia argentea isolate NSW1041297 chromosome 6, ASM2092103v1, whole genome shotgun sequence:
- the LOC125315681 gene encoding pectinesterase inhibitor-like gives MDIIDHSARQHVRLSNTFSLREAAGEQDTSTPRAGKQTKPRKEGTTRESKHPNEWRSFQFHTLNSKTPTAIFQPGTPATTSYLELSHVCCPLNMKALVRSLLLLAVFAASPPLARSFEFPAQEISDLIDQTCRLTPFYDLCLSSLRSDPESGTADVRGLAHIMAGSILASASRTLDQIQELLGRAPDPESEQPLAYCAELYIPVVKYTLPQAIDALDKGQLGFAEYGLSDAGKEAEECEKNLSGQGGSPVTEGNELVRNLVDVAVAIIEVSQKAF, from the coding sequence ATGGACATAATCGATCACAGTGCGCGACAGCATGTGCGTCTGTCCAATACATTCTCCTTGAGAGAAGCAGCAGGAGAGCAAGACACGTCGACCCCTAGAGCtgggaaacaaacaaaaccaagGAAGGAGGGAACGACCCGTGAATCCAAACACCCCAATGAGTGGCGATCCTTCCAATTCCACACACTAAACTCCAAAACTCCGACCGCCATATTTCAACCAGGAACACCAGCCACTACTTCGTACCTCGAACTCTCGCACGTCTGCTGCCCCCTTAACATGAAAGCTCTCGTCcgctctctcctcctcctcgccgtcTTTGCTGCCTCGCCGCCGCTGGCGCGATCCTTCGAGTTCCCAGCCCAGGAGATCTCCGACCTCATCGACCAGACATGCAGGCTCACGCCCTTCTACGACCTGTGCCTCTCCTCCCTCAGGTCCGACCCCGAGAGCGGCACGGCCGACGTCCGGGGGCTCGCCCACATAATGGCGGGCTCCATCCTGGCGAGCGCTAGCCGCACGCTGGACCAGATCCAGGAGCTGCTGGGCCGGGCGCCCGACCCGGAGTCGGAGCAGCCACTGGCTTACTGCGCGGAGCTGTACATCCCGGTGGTGAAGTACACCTTGCCGCAGGCGATCGACGCGCTGGACAAAGGCCAGCTCGGGTTTGCAGAGTACGGGCTGTCGGACGCTGGCAAAGAGGCGGAGGAGTGCGAGAAGAATCTGTCGGGTCAGGGCGGGTCGCCGGTGACGGAGGGGAATGAGCTGGTGCGGAATCTGGTGGATGTGGCGGTGGCGATAATCGAGGTTTCGCAGAAGGCCTTCTAA
- the LOC115734263 gene encoding ABC transporter B family member 11-like gives MANEKEGDEHLRTELVDEHTSPSPVLETAKQASSGSEDKEDRLTSIPFHKLFSFADPVDYVLMLAGSIAAVGSGISMPLMTLLFGQLVNSFGETGNTKEVANAVSKVCLKLVYLAVGSGVVAFAQVACWMVTGERQAARIRGLYLKALLRQEIGFFDKETNTGEIIGRMSGDTVLIQDAMGEKVGKFIQQIAIFFGSFVIAFIKGWLLTLVMLSSMPLLIFSGAALSRTVGKLASHGQTSYSQAADVVEQTVGSIRTVTSFTGEKQAIAMYKESMTKAYESGVHEGLVLGMVSGTLTFIMLCTYGLAIWFGGKMILEKGYTGGDIVIVVASVLTGSMALGQASPCMSAFAAGQAAALKLFEAINRKPRIDAYNPSGRTLDGIRGDIELRDVYFSYPSRPDEQIFSGFSLSIPSGTITALVGESGSGKSTVISLIERFYDPDAGEVLIDGINLKELQLRWIRQKIGLVSQEPVLFTSSIGENIAYGKEGAAAEEIRAAAELANATEFIDKLPQGMDTMVGEHGTQLSGGQKQRVAIARAILKDPRILLLDEATSALDAESERTVQEALDRIMANRTTVIVAHRLSTIRNANTIAVIHRGKIVERGSHSELVNDCNGAYSQLIRLQEMAFVSEQKETINLGEQEIAVDSWRNSSRRMSFQRSNSHGSSTGSTSHRSSSVAFGLPAAGVGILEMESDKLAKNSCSATTKSPRDVSLRRVAYLNKPEIPVLVLGTLAAAANGAIFPIFAILISGMIKTFYEPPHELRKGTKFWALIFLALGSASLLVYPMRSYFFTVAGCKLIARVRTMCFEKVVRMEISWFDEVEHSSGAIGARLSADAAALKILVGDALGLIVQNIATAIAGFTIAFATNWQLALIILSLFPFFGINGYVQMKFMAGFSADAKKMYEEASQVANDAVGSIRTVASFCAEERVMDLYRRKCEGPTKKGIRQGLISGIGFGSALFFLYALYSCGFYAGARLVEQGKMTFSEVFRVFFALALASVGIAQSSSTFTDATKAKSSAASIFEILDRKSNIDPGDGSGITIENLKGDIKFDHVGFSYPTRPNVQIFQDLCLAIPSSKTVALVGESGSGKSTVISLLQRFYDPDAGNIMLDRIEIRKLQLKWFRHQMGLVSQEPVLFNDTIRANIAYGKEGIATEAEIIAAAELANANGFISSLQQGYDTIVGERGIQLSGGQKQRVAIARAIVRAPKVLLLDEATSALDAESERAVQDALDLVMVNRTTIVVAHRLSTIKGADMIAVVKNGVIAEKGKHEDLIKIKDGMYTSLVALHSSTSSK, from the exons ATGGCTAATGAGAAAGAAGGAGATGAACACTTGCGAACGGAGCTAGTGGATGAGCACACAAGCCCATCCCCGGTGCTCGAGACAGCAAAACAAGCTTCAAGTGGTTCTGAGGATAAAGAGGATCGCTTAACTAGCATACCGTTTCACAAACTTTTCTCGTTCGCAGATCCAGTGGACTATGTTCTGATGCTCGCCGGTTCTATTGCTGCGGTTGGGAGTGGCATCAGCATGCCCCTCATGACTCTATTATTTGGACAACTGGTCAACTCTTTCGGCGAAACTGGAAATACCAAAGAAGTGGCAAATGCAGTTTCCAAG GTTTGTCTGAAGCTTGTATACTTGGCTGTTGGATCTGGTGTTGTGGCTTTTGCAC AGGTCGCTTGTTGGATGGTCACTGGAGAGAGACAAGCTGCAAGGATAAGAGGCTTATACTTGAAGGCATTGTTGAGGCAGGAAATTGGCTTCTTTGACAAGGAAACAAATACGGGCGAAATCATTGGAAGGATGTCGGGCGACACTGTTCTCATCCAGGACGCCATGGGGGAGAAG GTGGGAAAGTTCATACAGCAAATTGCCATATTCTTCGGAAGCTTTGTTATCGCCTTCATCAAAGGGTGGCTTCTCACGCTAGTCATGTTATCTTCAATGCCTCTCCTCATATTTTCTGGTGCCGCTTTAAGCAGAACTGTTGGAAAGCTGGCTTCTCATGGACAAACTTCATATTCACAAGCAGCAGATGTTGTAGAGCAAACGGTCGGATCGATAAGAACT GTCACGTCGTTTACGGGAGAGAAGCAAGCTATTGCTATGTACAAAGAATCTATGACTAAAGCCTATGAATCTGGCGTGCACGAGGGCTTGGTTTTAGGGATGGTATCTGGTACACTTACGTTCATCATGTTGTGCACTTATGGGTTGGCGATTTGGTTCGGTGGGAAGATGATCCTGGAGAAAGGGTACACGGGGGGGGacattgttattgttgttgccAGTGTACTGACTGGATCAAT GGCTCTAGGACAGGCATCTCCATGCATGAGTGCATTTGCTGCGGGACAAGCTGCGGCACTCAAGCTGTTCGAGGCAATCAACAGGAAGCCACGGATAGATGCTTACAATCCTTCAGGACGAACACTAGACGGCATTCGTGGCGATATCGAACTAAGGGATGTGTATTTCAGTTACCCTTCTAGGCCAGATGAACAAATATTTAGTGGATTCTCTCTTTCCATACCTAGTGGTACAATTACTGCTTTGGTTGGAGAGAGTGGAAGTGGGAAATCAACTGTTATCAGCTTGATCGAGAGGTTTTATGATCCGGACGCCGGAGAAGTTCTTATCGATGGCATCAATCTCAAAGAGCTTCAGCTCAGATGGATTAGACAAAAGATCGGGCTTGTCAGTCAAGAGCCGGTGTTGTTTACTTCTAGCATTGGGGAAAATATTGCGTATGGGAAGGAAGGCGCGGCTGCTGAAGAAATCAGAGCAGCTGCTGAGCTCGCAAATGCCACTGAATTCATTGACAAGCTACCTCAG GGAATGGACACGATGGTTGGCGAGCACGGAACTCAGTTGTCTGGAGGACAAAAGCAAAGAGTTGCAATAGCTAGGGCAATTCTAAAGGACCCGAGAATTTTGCTTCTAGACGAAGCTACAAGTGCCCTGGATGCAGAATCTGAGAGGACTGTGCAGGAGGCACTTGATAGGATAATGGCCaatcggaccactgtcattgtAGCCCACCGACTTAGCACAATAAGAAACGCAAATACAATTGCAGTGATACACCGTGGAAAAATCGTTGAGAGAG GTTCACATTCTGAGCTGGTCAACGATTGCAATGGAGCATACAGCCAGCTTATACgattgcaagaaatggcattTGTGTCAGAACAAAAGGAGACGATCAATTTGGGTGAGCAGGAAATCGCTGTTGATTCCTGGAGGAATTCAAGTCGAAGGATGTCCTTCCAGCGTTCAAATAGTCACGGATCCTCGACTGGAAGTACCAGTCACCGCTCGTCTTCAGTTGCATTTGGTTTGCCTGCTGCTGGGGTTGGCATCCTGGAAATGGAATCAGACAAACTGGCCAAAAATTCTTGCTCGGCAACAACGAAAAGCCCTCGGGATGTTTCTCTCCGACGAGTGGCTTATCTAAATAAGCCAGAAATCCCAGTTTTAGTGCTAGGAACTTTAGCAGCTGCTGCAAACGGAgcaatttttcccatttttgccATTCTCATCTCTGGTATGATCAAAACTTTCTACGAGCCACCTCACGAGCTCCGCAAAGGAACAAAGTTTTGGGCTTTGATATTCCTTGCTCTTGGTTCGGCGTCCCTTTTGGTCTATCCGATGAGATCCTACTTTTTCACTGTGGCCGGGTGTAAGTTGATCGCACGAGTCCGGACTATGTGCTTTGAGAAAGTGGTTCGCATGGAAATAAGTTGGTTCGATGAAGTAGAGCATTCGAGCGGTGCCATAGGTGCTAGGCTCTCTGCTGATGCGGCCGCTTTAAAAATTCTTGTGGGGGATGCGCTCGGCCTGATTGTTCAGAATATCGCGACGGCCATTGCTGGTTTCACTATTGCTTTTGCAACGAATTGGCAGTTGGCTTTGATAATTCTCTCcttgtttcctttctttggAATCAACGGTTACGTTCAAATGAAATTCATGGCAGGGTTTAGCGCAGACGCCAAG AAAATGTACGAGGAAGCGAGTCAAGTTGCCAATGATGCAGTGGGAAGTATCAGAACAGTTGCTTCTTTCTGTGCTGAAGAAAGGGTGATGGATTTGTACAGGCGAAAATGTGAAGGCCCGACGAAGAAAGGAATAAGGCAGGGACTAATAAGTGGGATAGGATTCGGGTCGGccttgtttttcctttatgCACTCTATTCGTGCGGCTTCTACGCCGGAGCCAGGCTAGTCGAGCAAGGCAAGATGACGTTCTCCGAAGTTTTTCGC GTTTTCTTTGCTCTTGCCTTGGCATCAGTCGGAATAGCCCAGTCGAGTTCTACTTTCACAGATGCCACCAAGGCAAAGAGCTCGGCTGCTTCCATATTCGAGATCCTCGACAGGAAATCCAATATAGATCCTGGCGATGGCTCGGGTATAACGATAGAAAATCTCAAAGGAGATATCAAGTTTGACCACGTCGGTTTTAGTTATCCCACCAGACCCAATGTCCAAATATTCCAAGATCTTTGCTTGGCAATTCCTTCCAGCAAG ACAGTTGCGCTTGTTGGAGAAAGCGGGAGCGGAAAATCGACGGTTATCTCGTTGTTGCAGAGATTTTATGACCCTGATGCGGGTAACATTATGCTCGACCGCATTGAAATCCGGAAACTGCAGCTGAAATGGTTTAGGCATCAGATGGGCCTGGTAAGCCAGGAGCCCGTGTTGTTTAACGACACTATTCGTGCCAACATTGCGTATGGGAAGGAAGGGATCGCGACGGAGGCCGAAATCATAGCCGCTGCAGAATTAGCCAATGCAAATGGGTTTATTAGCAGCTTACAGCAG GGTTATGACACGATAGTAGGTGAGCGAGGGATACAGCTCTCTGGTGGACAGAAGCAAAGGGTGGCAATTGCAAGAGCCATAGTGAGGGCGCCGAAAGTGTTGCTCCTTGATGAGGCGACGAGTGCCCTCGATGCCGAATCGGAACGAGCAGTCCAGGACGCTTTGGACCTAGTCATGGTGAACAGAACCACCATTGTCGTAGCCCACCGCTTGTCCACGATCAAGGGAGCCGACATGATCGCCGTGGTGAAAAACGGAGTCATCGCAGAAAAGGGGAAGCACGAAGATCTGATCAAGATAAAGGATGGCATGTACACTTCCTTGGTGGCGCTGCATTCGAGTACTTCGTCGAAGTGA
- the LOC115734264 gene encoding pentatricopeptide repeat-containing protein At4g04370 — protein MNKLKPLLAKGLTPSKSPPPPAASSTYSRNATISRLSSQGAHRDVLLTFSSMRIDRVPPDPHTFPSVLKACAHLDLYQLGLSFHQCLTVHGFASDAYIASSLITFYAKFGKVRSAGKVFDLMPERSVVPWTAIIGCHCKAGDVEASFDLLNDMRREGVEPSSVTLLEVLAGDLELTRVQSLHCCALVYGFGSDVVLLNSFLNAYGKCGGIDDAKALLELMDQRDIVSWNTLVSAYARIDNFEEVMHLLTRMKDEGMEPGQQTFGSLLSAVAARGDLYLGKLVHGQILRAGLEVDAHIASSLVITYLKCGNSDGAFRTFELAPDKDVVLWTGLISGLVQNNNADKALLVFKSMLESGETPSTDTIACALAACAHMGSYSLGTSIHGYVLRRRIPLELAAQNSLVTMYAKCNHVVQSRAVFYNMEKKNLVSWNAIIVGYAQKGQLSEVFTMFHAMREALQLPDPITVVSLLQACALVGSLHQGKWVHSFVLRSCFGQCIEVETALVDMYAKCGDLDNAQKCFDRMSQHDLVSWGTIIGGYGSHGKGETALKMYSEFLHRGFQPNDVIFLSILSACSHTGLVNQGLSLFQSMTEDYGIVPRLEHRACIVDLLSRAGRVDEAYAFYKRTFPQPSFHALGILIDACRVSGDVELSEIIAGEMSMLEPIDAGCYVQLVHSYASLNRWDNVGESWAQMRSLGLKKLPGWSFIELYGKVTPFFKDHVSHPHFEEIMWLLKTMSWEMKKDYGLKVASDSQHIFESAR, from the coding sequence ATGAACAAGCTCAAACCTTTGTTGGCCAAAGGCTTGACGCCCTCAaagtcgccgccgccgcccgccgcctcTTCGACGTATTCGCGCAACGCCACCATCAGTCGTCTATCATCACAAGGAGCTCATCGGGACGTCCTTCTCACTTTCTCCTCCATGCGCATCGACAGAGTCCCTCCCGATCCTCACACGTTCCCTAGCGTCCTCAAAGCCTGCGCTCATCTGGACCTCTACCAACTCGGCCTCTCGTTTCACCAGTGCCTAACCGTTCATGGGTTCGCTTCGGACGCTTACATTGCCTCTTCTTTGATCACGTTCTACGCGAAGTTTGGAAAAGTGCGTAGTGCTGGCAAAGTGTTCGACTTAATGCCTGAGAGGAGCGTTGTTCCTTGGACTGCCATAATTGGATGTCATTGTAAGGCAGGTGATGTGGAGGCGTCGTTTGATCTGTTGAATGATATGCGTCGTGAAGGAGTGGAGCCCAGCTCGGTGACATTGTTGGAAGTGCTTGCTGGAGATTTGGAGCTCACAAGAGTGCAATCTTTGCATTGTTGTGCATTGGTATATGGTTTTGGGTCGGATGTAGTCTTattgaattcttttttgaatGCTTATGGTAAATGCGGAGGCATTGATGATGCAAAGGCTTTGTTAGAACTTATGGATCAAAGGGACATTGTCTCGTGGAATACTTTGGTCTCGGCATATGCTCGAATTGATAATTTTGAGGAAGTAATGCATCTCTTAACTAGGATGAAAGATGAAGGTATGGAACCAGGCCAGCAGACTTTTGGTTCTTTATTGTCTGCAGTTGCAGCACGTGGTGATCTTTATTTGGGAAAGTTGGTGCATGGGCAGATTTTAAGAGCTGGACTCGAAGTGGATGCTCACATTGCATCAAGTCTTGTAATTACGTACTTAAAATGTGGCAACTCGGATGGCGCATTTCGAACATTTGAGCTGGCCCCTGATAAGGATGTTGTTCTATGGACTGGGTTGATTTCAGGGCTTGTACAGAATAATAATGCTGATAAGGCACTACTGGTCTTCAAATCCATGTTAGAATCCGGTGAAACTCCCTCTACTGATACAATAGCTTGTGCCCTTGCAGCTTGCGCACATATGGGTTCCTATAGTTTGGGAACCTCCATTCATGGTTACGTGTTAAGGCGAAGAATTCCTCTAGAGCTTGCTGCACAGAACTCACTAGTTACGATGTATGCAAAATGTAATCATGTAGTGCAAAGTCGTGCTGTTTTTTATAACATGGAGAAGAAGAATTTGGTTTCTTGGAATGCAATTATAGTTGGTTATGCTCAGAAAGGCCAGCTATCTGAGGTATTCACAATGTTTCATGCCATGAGGGAGGCCCTTCAATTACCCGATCCAATTACTGTTGTATCTCTTCTCCAAGCTTGTGCTTTGGTGGGGTCACTCCATCAGGGAAAATGGGTCCACAGTTTCGTCCTAAGAAGTTGCTTTGGACAATGTATCGAGGTTGAAACTGCTTTAGTGGACATGTACGCTAAATGTGGGGACCTGGATAATGCTCAGAAATGTTTTGATAGAATGTCACAACATGATCTTGTTTCCTGGGGAACCATCATTGGAGGATATGGATCTCATGGGAAGGGTGAAACTGCACTGAAAATGTATTCGGAGTTTCTTCATAGAGGTTTTCAGCCAAATGATGTGATTTTCCTCTCAATTCTCTCTGCTTGTAGTCATACCGGGCTTGTCAACCAAGGGCTCAGCTTATTTCAGTCGATGACCGAAGATTATGGTATTGTACCTAGACTTGAGCATCGTGCTTGCATAGTTGATCTTCTATCTCGAGCTGGCAGGGTGGATGAGGCATATGCCTTCTACAAGAGAACGTTTCCTCAACCTTCATTTCATGCGCTGGGCATCCTCATTGATGCTTGTCGAGTTAGTGGCGACGTAGAACTTAGTGAAATTATTGCTGGAGAGATGTCCATGTTGGAACCTATTGATGCTGGATGTTACGTGCAACTGGTGCATAGCTATGCATCATTGAATAGATGGGATAATGTGGGCGAGTCATGGGCCCAAATGAGGTCTCTTGGCTTGAAAAAGCTCCCTGGATGGAGTTTCATTGAGTTGTACGGGAAGGTCACCCCATTTTTCAAAGATCACGTTTCCCATCCTCATTTTGAGGAGATTATGTGGTTGTTAAAAACCATGAGCTGGGAAATGAAAAAGGACTACGGTTTAAAAGTTGCAAGTGATTCTCAGCACATCTTTGAGAGTGCTAGGTAG
- the LOC115734463 gene encoding protein OSB2, chloroplastic has translation MSSLARSLGRAASSPSSSAAVPALLRLCSSSSFERRSTASPAVAWKSTASSMAKSANKPSRDGGSGSSPAVVNWPRPSEIPFQAKVANSVTLIGRIRMPVQSQNGPDGKLWASTVVTRDESPDSPSLWIPITFEGDLAHIAASHLRENDHVCIAGQLSANPPPLEVNQGQTEVQVVVHSINFVEGSSQVKKSSVSHRHEKSSGSCAVTQQYEEDPWKDLIDNPTDWWDNRDNKHRGLVSHKYPDFKRKDGSVALWLGKAPKWVLPKIEGLEIDAQSCKGKIAKEQNGDDAWKSLVENPEKWWDNRSNKRKEKSPDFRHKETGQGLWLDGLPAWVLSKLPPIKAHDVMATNKSNNVLF, from the exons ATGAGTTCACTCGCTCGATCACTCGGGCGAGCTGCTTCGTCGCCGTCGTCCAGCGCCGCCGTACCAGCACTACTGCGTCTTTGCTCCTCGTCTTCTTTCGAGCGCCGTTCCACCGCTTCACCTGCCGTGGCATGGAAGTCCACTGCCTCCTCCATGGCCAAGTCGGCTAATAAACCGTCGAGGGATGGTGGTTCTGGTTCTTCCCCCGCCGTCGTCAATTGGCCGAGGCCGAGCGAGATACCGTTTCAGGCCAAGGTCGCCAACTCCGTCACCCTAATCGGTCGCATCCGCATGCCGGTTCAATCTCAGAACGGTCCCGACGGCAAGCTTTGGGCGAGCACCGTCGTCACTCGCGACGAGTCTCCGGACTCTCCGTCGCTCTG GATTCCCATCACATTTGAAGGTGATTTGGCTCATATTGCGGCTTCACATCTGAGAGAGAACGATCATGTCTGTATCGCAGGACAACTGAGTGCAAATCCACCCCCACTGGAGGTTAACCAGGGTCAGACGGAGGTCCAG GTGGTGGTACACAGCATTAACTTTGTTGAAGGATCTTCTCAAGTGAAGAAAAGCTCTGTCTCTCATAGACATGAAAAGTCTTCTGGCAGTTGTGCTG TTACTCAACAGTATGAGGAAGACCCGTGGAAAGACCTCATTGATAATCCAACAGACTGGTGGGATAACCGTGACAATAAGCACCGTGGATTG GTGAGTCACAAGTACCCTGATTTTAAACGGAAGGATGGTTCTGTAGCTCTCTGGCTTGGTAAAGCACCCAAGTGGGTTTTACCAAAGATTGAAGGCCTTGAAATTGACGCTCAATCTTGTAAAGGAAAAATCGCAAAGGAGCAAAATG GTGATGATGCCTGGAAGAGCTTGGTGGAAAACCCAGAAAAGTGGTGGGACAACAGGTCAAACAAG CGCAAGGAAAAGTCCCCTGACTTCAGGCACAAAGAGACCGGACAAGGACTTTGGCTGGATGGCTTGCCGGCTTGGGTGCTATCTAAGTTGCCTCCTATTAAAGCTCATGATGTTATGGCTACAAACAAGAGTAATAACGTGCTCTTTTGa
- the LOC115734485 gene encoding ABC transporter B family member 5-like: MVKAPKILLLDEATSARDAESERVVQDALDRAVANRTTVVAAHRLSTIKGADLIAVVKNGVIAEKGKHETLINIEGGIYAALAALHSRTSS, from the coding sequence ATGGTGAAGGCTCCGAAGATTCTGCTCCTCGACGAAGCCACGAGCGCCCGGGACGCCGAGTCCGAGCGCGTCGTGCAAGACGCGCTGGACAGAGCCGTGGCGAACAGGACCACGGTGGTGGCGGCGCACCGGCTGTCCACGATCAAAGGCGCGGACTTGATAGCGGTGGTGAAGAACGGGGTCATTGCGGAGAAAGGGAAGCACGAGACCTTGATCAACATTGAGGGGGGCATCTATGCTGCCTTGGCGGCCTTGCATTCCAGGACATCATCCTAG
- the LOC115734484 gene encoding protein TRIGALACTOSYLDIACYLGLYCEROL 4, chloroplastic, producing MTTMKKLRWAMDGGFWDLDVSTPVTLDGLARPVPGNPLPLGLSRGTRLSRPKQIDFMQRFMVAPFVPSFAGGSGFALERVLTVPFGENWFATLLGQFNLQKFVSSVKEKGLLQEQDPTWWRGIGRHLRDKSLYALNFCSEMLLTPEDTLLVSLEEYGDERMPRRKAVFHHKFPHHNLLVEAFSPGLFVSKDGTYWDVPLSIAFDLASVASDAGTSYHLSMNQNSGSLRQYEGNETTPTHRVPATLLPGTALKGAFSFKKNIDLWRSKATKLKLVQPYDVFLSNPHVSASGIVGAAVTASFGDNAATSHVADISQDHMGICFNAPAIKSSLKGDVFAAVAFTAQHGNFQRLFLDLTRFHACLDFPSGSKFLTGAVHLAQDFLNSQRPNLETLQAICPNATLSLQQQIGGPFSVRVDSRVSVDLKDRDRPVHIDDSVFAVEYALQVLGSAKAVAWYAPKHKEFMVELRFFET from the exons ATGACGACGATGAAGAAGCTCCGGTGGGCCATGGACGGCGGCTTCTGGGACCTCGACGTCTCCACGCCCGTCACCCTCGACGGACTGGCCCGACCCGTGCCCGGGAACCCGCTCCCCTTGGGCCTATCCAGAGGGACCCGCCTCTCTCGGCCCAAGCAGATCGACTTCATGCAGCGTTTCATGGTCGCCCCTTTCGTCCCATCTTTCGCCGGCGGCTCCGGGTTCGCTCTCGAGAGGGTTCTTACCGTTCCCTTTGGAGAGAACtg GTTTGCTACTTTATTAGGTCAGTTCAATCTTCAGAAGTTCGTATCGTCTGTCAAAGAAAAGGGGCTATTGCAAGAGCAGGACCCCACTTGGTGGCGAGGCATCGGGAGGCATCTACGGGATAAATCTTTGTACGCATTGAATTTTTGCTCAGAGATGCTGTTAACGCCCGAAGATACACTGCTTGTTAGCTTAGAAGAGTATGGTGACGAGAGGATGCCTCGCAGGAAGGCAGTGTTTCATCACAAG TTTCCACATCACAATTTGCTGGTAGAAGCATTCTCCCCGGGACTTTTTGTTAGTAAGGATGGTACTTACTGGGATGTCCCACTTTCAATTGCTTTTGATCTCGCGTCTGTTGCTTCTGACGCTGGTACCAGTTATCATCTATCAATGAACCAAAACTCGGGTTCATTGAGGCAGTATGAAGGTAATGAAACAACACCTACTCACAGAGTACCTGCCACGCTTCTCCCTGGAACTGCCCTTAAAGGTGCTTTTTCATTCAAGAAGAACATTGATTTATGGAGAAGTAAAGCCACAAAGTTGAAGCTAGTGCAACCATATGATGTTTTTCTCTCAAATCCCCACGTTTCTGCATCAGGAATTGTTG GTGCTGCTGTGACAGCCTCTTTCGGGGATAATGCAGCAACGTCTCATGTAGCAGATATATCACAGGATCATATGGGAATCTGCTTTAATGCTCCTGCAATAAAATCCTCCCTAAAAGGCGATGTTTTTGCAGCTGTTGCATTTACTGCTCAGCATGGCAACTTCCAGAGGCTTTTCCTAGATCTTACCCGTTTCCACGCCTGCCTAGATTTTCCTTCTGGTTCCAAGTTTTTAACTGGTGCTGTGCATTTAGCTCAAGATTTTCTAAATTCTCAAAGGCCAAACCTAGAGACACTACAGGCAATTTGTCCTAATGCGACCCTTTCTCTTCAGCAGCAG ATTGGTGGACCTTTCAGTGTCAGAGTTGATTCGAGGGTCTCAGTTGACTTGAAGGACCGGGACCGACCTGTACATATCGATGATTCAGTGTTTGCCGTTGAATACGCTCTGCAGGTTCTTGGTTCCGCCAAGGCTGTTGCTTGGTACGCCCCGAAGCATAAAGAGTTCATGGTGGAACTGCGATTCTTTGAGACCTAA
- the LOC115734152 gene encoding tRNA pseudouridine synthase A 1 translates to MLSLRMSHAVGLPAPLHLNGNSSSTTSDNVNVGKPSVTGYKWRLVIAYDGTHYAGWQYQQSPPTIQCIMEKALTRITKVEREDLHLVGAGRTDAGVHAWGQVAHFVTPFNYDSLDTLHAALNGLLPSDIRVREISPAVPEFHARFSARSKIYHYKIYNDTVMDPFLRCYAYRSTYKLNPEAMKEAAKYFIGRHDFSAFANASRNDRAPNPVKNIFSLDVIEKGALLQIEVEGSGFMYRQVRNMVALLIQIGREAMPPGIVHMILASRDRKELAKYSLSAPPHGLCLVAVNYIEQHMQLPSGCPPKSLGRSHTVSKCKLPCC, encoded by the exons ATGTTGAGCTTGAGGATGAGTCATGCAGTGGGCCTTCCAGCTCCTCTGCACCTCAATGGCAATTCCTCTTCAACCACAAGCGACAACGTCAACGTG GGGAAGCCGAGTGTAACGGGGTACAAGTGGCGTTTGGTGATAGCGTACGACGGCACCCACTACGCAG GCTGGCAATATCAGCAATCTCCACCCACTATACAATGTATCATGGAAAAAGCTTTGACTCGAATCACAAAGGTGGAAAGGGAGGATCTCCATCTGGTTGGTGCAGGCAGGACAGATGCAGGAGTTCATGCCTGGGGTCAG GTAGCACACTTTGTCACACCATTTAATTATGACAGCTTGGATACCCTCCATGCTGCTCTTAATGGTCTTCTTCCATCTGATATCCGTGTAAGAGAGATTAGCCCTGCAGTGCCTGAATTTCATGCCAGATTTTCCGCGAGAAGCAAGATTTATCACTACAAAATATACAATGATACTGTCATGGACCCGTTTCTGCGATGCTATGCTTATCGCAGTACTTACAAGCTAAACCCAGAAGCAATGAAAGAAGCCGCTAAATATTTTATCGGAAGACAtgatttttctgcttttgcAAATGCATCACGCAATGATCGAGCACCAAATCCTGTCAAAAATATATTCAGTCTTGATGTCATCGAAAAG GGAGCTCTTTTACAGATAGAGGTTGAAGGTTCTGGATTTATGTATAGACAAGTGCGGAACATG GTTGCTCTGCTTATACAAATTGGAAGGGAAGCGATGCCTCCTGGTATTGTTCATATGATTTTAGCATCTCGGGACCGGAAGGAGTTAGCCAAATATTCGTTGTCTGCCCCACCTCATGGGCTGTGTCTTGTAGCTGTCAATTACATTGAACAGCACATGCAGCTTCCATCAGGTTGCCCTCCTAAGAGTTTGGGAAGGAGTCACACAGTGAGCAAGTGCAAGCTTCCATGCTGCTAG